ATGACTCTGACGAGAACACAAAGCTTCGCAATATGATGCAAGATCCGTCCCGCTATTCTGAGGCACTGCAGTCGATTCCACGCCAGATGGACCTTGAGCGAACGCTCCTAAGTGAAATGATTGAGCACTCTGATCCACAAAAGGCAATACTCAAACTGCCGCTTTCAATTAGGCGACTGTTTGTCGACGCGTATCAATCGTATCTGTTCAATCTTGTACTGAGCAAATCGTACGAGTATGGCGAGGATCTGTTTGCACCTAAACAGGACGACGTCTGCTACGACAAAGCCGGCACCGTTAGAAAATATGAGATGGATCCGGACCAGCACCTTGCAATTCCACTGGTCGGATATTCATACTTTAAAAAAACGCGCTTTGACTACCACATATCGGAAGTGCTAAAGCAGGAAGAGATCTCGCACAAGGACTTTTACTTTAAGGAGATGCAGGAACTGAGTACGGAGGGCGGGTTTAGGACATCGTCGCTCGTATGTGGTGATTTCTCCGCAAAAGGCGACACGGTGTCATTTACGCTACAACGCGGTTCATTTGCCACCATTCTAATGCGTGAGATAATGAAGCCGCAGAGCCCACTCGAGGCAGGCTTTTAAACAATTTAACTTGGGCGTGAATCTGTTTTGATTAAAAATTAATATCTGTACTTTAGGGCAATGTCAACTATGAAGCATGAGGGTGGCGGAACACAGGTATCGATCATAATTCCAACGTATAACGAGTCACAGAACATACTCCAGATGCTAAAGTCCATCGAGGAGCACCTGCCTGAGAACACGACTGCCCAGACAATAGTAGTCGACGACAACTCGCCTGACGGAACGGGGCGCCTAGTCGACGACTATCTGAAGAATGTAAAAAAGATTGCAAATCACACAATTGATGTTATTCACAGAAAGACAAAGGAGGGCCTAAGCTCTGCCATATTAAAGGGAATCCAGTATGCAACTGGGAACACAATTGTGGTAATGGACAGCGATCTCTCCCATCCTGCTAGCCTGCTGCCAAAGATGCTCGACGCACTCAAGCACCAAAAATGCGACATTGTAATTGCCTCAAGGTACGTCCAAGGCGGCTCGATTCGGGGCTGGACGCTAAAAAGAAAACTGATGAGCAAGATTGCCACTCTGATTGCAAAGCGTGGCCTGAGCGTGGATGCAAAGGACCCAATGTCTGGCTTCTTTGCGTTCAAGCGACAGGTGATCCAGGGCCTCAAGTTCGACGCAATCGGGTACAAGATGCTCCTTGAGATTCTAGTGAAGAAAAAGAACGCAAACGTGCTGGAGATACCTTACACTTTTACAAATAGAAAGTTTGGCTCAAGCAAGCTTGACGCCAAAACCGTGACAGATTATTTCCGCGCCGTCTGGAAGCTATATCGACACGGAAACTCTGCGGCAAGGGAGGAGAGGCGCACGTCTGTCAGCTTTTTCTCAAAGGCGGGAAGGTTCTACAGCATCGGTGCAGTCGGCCTGCTGGTAAACTATCTTGTATCGTCCATGTTCGTGGTGTCAAATCTGTGGTACATCTATGCGACACTGATTGGAATTGCGGTGTCCATGTCAAGCAACTTTGTGCTAAACAAGCTGTGGACATTTGAGGATCGCAACTTTGAGCCGCGACACACCATGACCCAATACGTAAAGTTCATCGGATTCAGCTCCCTTGGCGCCCTGACACAGATAGCAATGGTGTATGTGCTTGTGGATCAGTATGATGTTCAGTATCCTATAGCGCTGGTCGCTGCGGTGTCGTGTGCTGCAATAAGCAACTTTATCCTAAACAAAAAGTGGACATTCAAGGAAAAAGTCTGGAGCTAGCAAGATCAGTCATAAGGCTAAAATACCTACCAAGTCAACGGCTTCCGATGATGGATCCAATCTTCATCATAGGAATTGCATTTTTGGTTCTCGGCGGAGCATTCGGCGGGTACGTCGTGTTCCACAAGGTAACAGTAATGGATCCACTAGAAGCCGAGGAAAAAGCAGAGATTGAGGGAATGTCCTGTGACGAGGTAAAGATAAAGCACGAGCTTGGCCAGTACTGGTCATTTAAGAACTGGAAGATTGCAAACGAAAAGGTAATGTCCTGCACGGGTGCAACCGCGCCGACTGGCGGACACTAGAGATTATATCTGATATTTTCGATAATTTTGGTATGTTTTTTGCGGCATCCAAGGCGCCAGAGTTTCCGCCGGACTTTGAGTGGATAAACACCGACGAACCACTGTCACTTTCAAAGCTCAGGGGAAACGTAATAGTTCTGGACTTTTGGACGTACTGCTGCATCAACTGCATGCATACGCTCCCAGTCCTTGCGGGGCTGGAGAGAAAGTATGGGGACAAGCCGGTGGTGTTCATCGGTGTACACTCTGGCAAGTTCCTCACAGAACAAGAGGCTACAAACGTGCGCACCGCCGTATCGAGATATGAAATAGAGCACCCAGTCCTTGTGGATAAGGAGATGCGCGTATGGGGCGCATTCCAGGTAAACGCGTGGCCCACAGTCATGGTGATCGACCCGAGCGGGGTTATCGTATACAAGCAAGCAGGGGAGGGCCAAAAGGAAGAGATTGAGGACGTAATTGACATTCTCTTGCAAAAACACTCGCAAAAGGGGACGCTGGCACGGGAGCCGCCTACAATCAAAAACACCAAGTCTGCACCACGACACCTTCTCTCGTTTCCAGGAAAGATCTCAATATCAAAATCGGGCAAAATTGCAATTAGCGATTCCAACCACAACCGGATACTTGTCACAGACCTGTCTGGAAAAATAGAGCACACGGTTGGAAATGGGATGGCCTTGTTGGCAGATGGTGACTTTGCGTCTGCATCTTTTTTCAGGCCCCAGGGCGTTGCATGGGACGGAAACGTTCTGTATGTTGCAGACACTGAAAACCATGCGATAAGGAGGATCACATTTGATGATTCGCAAGTTGTCACTGTGGCAGGAACTGGAAGACAGGGACACTGGATGTCGACTGGTGGAAAAGGCGTGTCTGTTTCGATCAGTTCCCCTTGGGATGTGGCATGCAGGGATGGTACAGTGTACATCGCAATGGCTGGCAGCCACCAGATCTGGACGTACGATGTGCAATCTCAGATGGTGCTACCATTTGCGGGAACAGGGCAGGAAAACATAATCGACGGGCCCACACGTACGGCACAACTTGCGCAGCCAAGCGGCATATTTGTTTCCGGAGACGCGGTATATTTTGCAGACAGCGAGGTGTCTGCAGTACGCAAAATCGATCTTGGTAGCAAAACTGTAACAACCCTTGTGGGACACGGTCTCTTTGAGTTCGGATACCAAGACGGACATGTGGACGATGCGCTGTTTCAGCACCCACTTGGACTATGCGTAAAAGATGAAACTGTGTTTGTGGCAGACACGTACAATTCTGCAATACGTATCATATCTCTAAAGCAATCCCAAGTACACACACTGATTGGCAAGACGGAGAAAAACCTCGTATGCATGCCTGATAATCCAGAATGCGACATCCTGCCGCTCTACGAGCCAAGCGACGTAGAATATCATGACAACAAACTGTACATTACGGATACCAACAACCACCTCATCCGCGTCTTTGATCTTGACAAAAACACGCTCCATGTACTTGATGTGCGAAAATGACTACCTGCGCCTTTGAAGAAAGATTCCTATTCCGCTTATCATGACTCCAATTATCGCAATTGCAAATCCGTAGTAGATCCAGTCCGTGTTGTGGTACATAAATGACGACTCTGGGCCAATCTGACCCCTTCCTTGAAATTGAAACACCAGTCCGAACGCTGCTATTAGTGCGCCTACCGTTGTTGTAAGCCTTGCATATCTCATGGCGTATTTTGCACGATGTACTCATTAAACATGCGGAATCGGTGTCCAGTTTCGGTGTAATACAATTTTTATACATTGTACGCAGTTACCTGTCTGTGAAGAACTTGAATCTCTCAATCGCACTTGCCGCGTCATTTGTATTGATGTCGGCAGTGTTCATTGGCGGTCAACTCCAAACTGCGGATGCAGCAAAGGCATCTGGGAAGAACACCCAGCAGTTTGGAAAATATGCCGAAACCTCGATTTGCGGAGACCAGCCTTGTAACGCACAACCATCCAAGCCGTACAGCATGGAGTCAAAGAATGCTCCAACAAGCGCTGACCTAAAGGTATTGCTACAAAAGATAGATCTCGTGCAAAAGAGACACCAGTCTGATCTAAAGGAAAGATGGAGTTCACTGAGCCACTCTGAGAAAATCCAGGTGTACCAGAAACTTGAGAACATGTTGCAAAAGATGGACTCGATGGACATGGTGGAGCACATCAACAAGATGGTTGACGGCAAGTCTCATGACGGCGGCTATGGCAAAGACATGTCAAAAGAAGACAAAGGCGACATGAAAGGCCACAAAGACAAAGGCGACATGAAACAACACGGCAAAAAATAACCGCAAATCCTCCATTTCTTATTTTATTCTATATGATCCACTTCGTACCACTTGGGTATGATGATGCCTGAAGTCCTCCATTCCAACATAGCGAAAGTTGATTAATTGACCAAATGATTTTCCGT
This genomic stretch from Candidatus Nitrosotenuis cloacae harbors:
- the truD gene encoding tRNA pseudouridine(13) synthase TruD; this encodes MIPKIDSDIGILHYTTKFAGVGGRIRARFEDFAVSEVLSEKTLASLSEDDGFAVYLLKKSGIDTNHALERISQRFGARLKALGLKDSSAVTEQYVCSMARGRAVPKYVDDKISLEKIGFSKKPLSAKDMRGNHFTIIVTGATSDISNFAEQDCVLNFYGYQRFGSKRPVTHLVGKALLRRQFADAVRLFLSFSSEYDSDENTKLRNMMQDPSRYSEALQSIPRQMDLERTLLSEMIEHSDPQKAILKLPLSIRRLFVDAYQSYLFNLVLSKSYEYGEDLFAPKQDDVCYDKAGTVRKYEMDPDQHLAIPLVGYSYFKKTRFDYHISEVLKQEEISHKDFYFKEMQELSTEGGFRTSSLVCGDFSAKGDTVSFTLQRGSFATILMREIMKPQSPLEAGF
- a CDS encoding glycosyltransferase, whose translation is MKHEGGGTQVSIIIPTYNESQNILQMLKSIEEHLPENTTAQTIVVDDNSPDGTGRLVDDYLKNVKKIANHTIDVIHRKTKEGLSSAILKGIQYATGNTIVVMDSDLSHPASLLPKMLDALKHQKCDIVIASRYVQGGSIRGWTLKRKLMSKIATLIAKRGLSVDAKDPMSGFFAFKRQVIQGLKFDAIGYKMLLEILVKKKNANVLEIPYTFTNRKFGSSKLDAKTVTDYFRAVWKLYRHGNSAAREERRTSVSFFSKAGRFYSIGAVGLLVNYLVSSMFVVSNLWYIYATLIGIAVSMSSNFVLNKLWTFEDRNFEPRHTMTQYVKFIGFSSLGALTQIAMVYVLVDQYDVQYPIALVAAVSCAAISNFILNKKWTFKEKVWS
- a CDS encoding thioredoxin-like domain-containing protein, with the translated sequence MFFAASKAPEFPPDFEWINTDEPLSLSKLRGNVIVLDFWTYCCINCMHTLPVLAGLERKYGDKPVVFIGVHSGKFLTEQEATNVRTAVSRYEIEHPVLVDKEMRVWGAFQVNAWPTVMVIDPSGVIVYKQAGEGQKEEIEDVIDILLQKHSQKGTLAREPPTIKNTKSAPRHLLSFPGKISISKSGKIAISDSNHNRILVTDLSGKIEHTVGNGMALLADGDFASASFFRPQGVAWDGNVLYVADTENHAIRRITFDDSQVVTVAGTGRQGHWMSTGGKGVSVSISSPWDVACRDGTVYIAMAGSHQIWTYDVQSQMVLPFAGTGQENIIDGPTRTAQLAQPSGIFVSGDAVYFADSEVSAVRKIDLGSKTVTTLVGHGLFEFGYQDGHVDDALFQHPLGLCVKDETVFVADTYNSAIRIISLKQSQVHTLIGKTEKNLVCMPDNPECDILPLYEPSDVEYHDNKLYITDTNNHLIRVFDLDKNTLHVLDVRK